One window of Campylobacter sp. RM12651 genomic DNA carries:
- a CDS encoding biotin--[acetyl-CoA-carboxylase] ligase → MYNLAFCNCISSTQVELINAIRNGFKEHAFALATLKQTNGIGSCNRNWVSDNTDSFGNINSKIHNQYFKDIDFIFFDEYNKFNLDIKNNLYLSFFNDNLPDDLPIQSASIYYSMIMKIVLKEFGSKVFIKWPNDFYLDNKKIGGLITAKIKDKLVCGIGINITTAPVDANILDIDISYSTLLKTFFDRINLNISWKEIFDYYKSDFELSRSFYFKNDDNTYSLNDVKLYEDGSILVDNKRIYSLR, encoded by the coding sequence TTGTATAATCTAGCTTTTTGTAATTGTATAAGTTCAACTCAAGTTGAGCTTATAAATGCTATTAGAAATGGTTTTAAAGAACACGCATTTGCATTGGCTACGCTTAAACAAACTAACGGAATTGGCTCTTGTAATAGAAATTGGGTTAGCGATAATACCGATTCATTTGGCAATATAAATTCTAAGATTCATAATCAGTATTTTAAAGATATAGATTTTATATTTTTTGATGAATATAATAAATTTAATTTAGATATAAAAAATAATTTATATTTATCTTTTTTTAATGATAATTTACCAGATGATTTACCTATTCAATCAGCTAGTATATATTATTCTATGATAATGAAAATAGTCTTAAAAGAATTTGGTTCAAAAGTTTTTATCAAATGGCCTAATGATTTTTATTTAGATAATAAAAAAATTGGAGGACTAATCACTGCAAAAATAAAAGATAAATTAGTTTGTGGTATTGGTATAAACATAACTACAGCACCAGTAGATGCTAATATTTTAGATATAGATATTTCATATTCAACATTACTTAAAACTTTTTTTGATAGAATAAATCTTAATATTTCTTGGAAAGAAATTTTTGATTATTATAAGAGTGATTTTGAATTAAGTAGATCGTTTTATTTTAAAAATGATGATAATACTTATTCATTAAATGATGTAAAATTATATGAAGATGGTTCTATTTTAGTAGATAACAAAAGGATATATAGTTTAAGATGA
- the fmt gene encoding methionyl-tRNA formyltransferase: MKKNIVFMGTPEFSAFILEELSKFHNVSLVLTQTDKEVGRKKILTPSPVKEIALKLNLELAQPKSLRNNEEIRNLISNKKPDFIIVAAYGKILPKEILDIATCINTHASLLPYYRGASPIQSAILNGDIVSGVTLMNMDIGLDTGDILYQQELNIKDLNSPQVFDKMSKLSTKMLLEFLENPNYFQPIKQDDSKATHTKIIKKQDGLIELNNAKEIYQKYLAFYDWPNIFLENGLKLNELELNECESDNKEGLIKEIGKNYLILTCKKGSLKVYKLQDAGKKSLDANVYVNGKRLKQGDSIV, from the coding sequence ATGAAAAAAAATATAGTATTTATGGGCACGCCCGAATTTTCGGCATTTATTTTAGAAGAGCTTAGTAAATTTCATAATGTAAGTCTAGTTTTAACCCAAACAGATAAAGAAGTTGGAAGAAAAAAAATATTAACTCCAAGTCCGGTAAAAGAGATTGCGTTAAAACTAAACTTAGAATTAGCACAACCAAAAAGCTTAAGAAATAATGAAGAGATTAGAAATTTAATTAGCAATAAAAAACCAGATTTTATAATAGTTGCAGCTTATGGAAAAATACTGCCAAAAGAGATTTTAGACATAGCAACTTGTATTAATACTCACGCTAGTTTACTTCCTTATTATAGAGGAGCTTCACCTATACAAAGTGCTATTTTAAATGGTGATATTGTAAGTGGAGTTACACTTATGAATATGGATATAGGTCTTGATACTGGAGATATTTTATATCAACAAGAATTAAATATTAAGGATTTAAATTCTCCACAAGTATTTGACAAAATGTCTAAATTATCAACAAAAATGCTTTTGGAATTTTTAGAAAATCCAAATTATTTTCAACCTATTAAACAAGATGATTCAAAGGCAACTCATACAAAAATTATTAAAAAACAAGATGGTTTAATTGAGCTAAATAATGCTAAAGAAATATACCAAAAATATTTAGCATTTTATGATTGGCCTAATATATTTTTAGAAAATGGTTTAAAGCTAAATGAACTTGAATTGAATGAATGTGAAAGTGATAATAAAGAAGGGCTTATAAAAGAAATAGGTAAAAATTATTTAATTTTAACTTGTAAAAAAGGCAGCTTAAAAGTTTATAAATTGCAAGATGCAGGTAAAAAGTCTTTAGATGCTAATGTATATGTAAATGGTAAAAGGTTAAAACAAGGAGATAGCATTGTATAA
- the obgE gene encoding GTPase ObgE has product MFVDSIKIRLSSGNGGAGASSFRREKHVPLGGPDGGDGGRGGDVVVICDNNLHTLAHFKGKTHLKASNGDCGLPRNKSGKKGENLEIKVPIGTQIIDINTNEILHDFTSLGEQIVLLNGGLGGLGNRHFKSSVNQRPTYAQPGKKGESLEVRLELKLIADVGLVGYPNVGKSTLISIVSNAKPEIADYEFTTLTPKLGVVDINDYSFVMADIPGIIEGASEGKGLGYEFLKHISRSKCLLFMLDSFKEMSVKEQFINLYKELEAYGLNDFKFAVAITRCDVAKENLIQELELLNEYLKRYDNLVFVTKISSVTNDGIKELKLSLSKMLFE; this is encoded by the coding sequence ATGTTTGTTGATAGTATAAAAATTAGGCTGAGCTCTGGTAACGGCGGAGCGGGTGCTAGCTCATTTCGCCGTGAAAAACATGTACCACTAGGTGGTCCTGATGGCGGCGATGGCGGTCGAGGTGGCGATGTAGTGGTTATTTGTGATAATAATCTTCATACTTTAGCACATTTTAAAGGCAAAACACATTTAAAGGCTAGTAATGGTGATTGTGGATTACCTAGAAATAAAAGTGGTAAAAAAGGTGAGAATTTAGAAATAAAGGTTCCAATAGGTACTCAAATTATTGATATTAATACCAATGAAATCTTACATGACTTTACGAGTTTAGGAGAGCAAATAGTCTTACTAAATGGTGGTTTAGGTGGCCTTGGAAATAGACACTTTAAAAGTTCTGTTAATCAAAGACCTACATACGCTCAACCTGGCAAAAAAGGAGAAAGTCTAGAAGTAAGACTTGAATTAAAATTAATTGCTGATGTTGGATTAGTTGGATATCCTAATGTTGGAAAATCTACTTTAATTAGTATAGTAAGTAATGCTAAGCCAGAAATTGCTGATTATGAATTTACAACTCTTACTCCAAAATTAGGTGTTGTAGATATTAATGATTACTCGTTTGTAATGGCTGATATACCAGGAATTATAGAAGGTGCTAGCGAAGGAAAAGGTTTAGGATATGAGTTCTTAAAACACATATCAAGGTCAAAATGCTTATTATTTATGCTAGATAGTTTTAAAGAAATGAGCGTTAAAGAACAATTTATCAACTTATATAAAGAACTTGAAGCTTATGGCTTGAATGATTTTAAATTTGCAGTTGCAATCACAAGATGTGATGTGGCTAAAGAGAATTTAATTCAAGAATTAGAACTTTTAAATGAGTATTTAAAAAGATATGATAATTTAGTTTTTGTTACAAAAATATCTTCAGTTACTAATGATGGTATTAAAGAGTTAAAATTATCTTTATCAAAAATGTTATTTGAATAA
- the rpmA gene encoding 50S ribosomal protein L27 has protein sequence MAHKKGQGSTQNNRDSIGRRLGVKKFGGEFVRAGNIIIRQRGTATHAGANVGMGRDHTIFALVDGFVKFERKDKNRKKVSVYPAV, from the coding sequence ATGGCACACAAGAAAGGTCAAGGTTCAACTCAAAATAATAGAGATTCTATAGGTAGACGTTTAGGTGTTAAAAAATTTGGTGGAGAATTTGTAAGAGCTGGAAATATTATTATTCGCCAAAGAGGAACAGCAACTCACGCAGGAGCAAATGTTGGTATGGGAAGAGATCATACTATTTTTGCTTTAGTTGATGGTTTTGTTAAATTTGAAAGAAAAGACAAAAACCGCAAAAAAGTTTCTGTATATCCTGCAGTATAA
- the rplU gene encoding 50S ribosomal protein L21 translates to MYAIFKHSGKQYKVSVGDELKLDRFEAEKKSIVEVTDVLAVNDKELKIGTPFVSGAKVVLEVINEGKDKKVVIFKKRRRKDSKLKRGFRRQFTRVVVKEIKA, encoded by the coding sequence ATGTATGCTATTTTTAAACATAGCGGTAAGCAGTACAAAGTAAGTGTTGGCGACGAATTAAAGTTAGATCGCTTTGAAGCAGAGAAAAAGTCTATCGTAGAAGTTACAGATGTTTTAGCTGTTAACGATAAAGAATTAAAAATCGGTACCCCTTTTGTTAGTGGAGCGAAAGTTGTTCTTGAAGTTATCAACGAAGGAAAAGATAAAAAAGTTGTAATTTTTAAGAAAAGAAGAAGAAAAGACTCTAAATTAAAAAGAGGTTTTAGAAGACAATTTACTCGCGTAGTAGTAAAAGAAATTAAAGCGTAA
- a CDS encoding PilZ domain-containing protein translates to MSFEGRDELVNSSINYFEKYTHKFINNIQAYYRSEGKILSKNCEDAYEELFSMLLTKDFSIERGKELAKTKDFDRACFFEFLLKTYIDFSKHIMNNGLNNKLVVNLAFALERYGSIFCTICHDSTTAQSSINVFSASSSGGFFIHENFIDTFKKMYSVGEKLEFLNLYNGVPVRTYGEILQVEDASIVVKVDLMQILAMKEEDCAYIVQNQYLQKNIKANILSVNIVNCTVTLNNFESQPYMHALKRAYPRVHPNEFTKIALTHEDGRVANGKLFDISEGGIGVVSNEDVGFKRGDILSSYICLHMPHSNEAVEFNLKFKLVVLIVYQNAYRYCLEILPDQEDAKKIQEFASRRVEETLVELKNQLSLYKRD, encoded by the coding sequence ATGAGTTTTGAAGGAAGAGACGAACTAGTTAATTCTAGTATTAATTATTTTGAAAAATATACACACAAATTTATTAATAACATACAAGCTTATTATAGAAGCGAAGGCAAAATTTTATCAAAAAATTGTGAAGATGCTTACGAAGAATTATTTTCTATGTTACTAACAAAAGATTTTAGTATAGAAAGAGGTAAGGAATTAGCCAAGACAAAAGACTTTGATAGAGCTTGCTTTTTTGAATTTTTATTAAAAACTTATATAGATTTTTCTAAGCATATTATGAATAATGGATTAAACAATAAATTAGTTGTTAATCTCGCCTTTGCATTAGAAAGATATGGTTCAATTTTTTGCACAATTTGTCACGATTCTACGACTGCACAAAGTTCAATTAATGTATTTTCAGCAAGTAGTTCTGGTGGATTTTTTATACACGAGAATTTTATAGATACATTTAAAAAAATGTATTCTGTAGGAGAAAAATTAGAATTTTTAAATCTTTATAATGGTGTTCCTGTTAGAACTTACGGAGAAATTTTACAAGTTGAAGATGCGAGTATAGTTGTAAAAGTTGATTTAATGCAAATTTTAGCTATGAAAGAAGAAGATTGCGCTTATATAGTTCAAAATCAATATTTGCAAAAAAATATTAAAGCAAATATTTTATCTGTTAATATTGTAAATTGCACGGTAACTTTAAATAATTTTGAAAGCCAACCATATATGCACGCATTAAAAAGAGCATATCCTAGAGTGCATCCTAATGAATTTACTAAAATAGCACTAACTCATGAAGATGGAAGGGTTGCTAATGGAAAATTATTTGATATTTCAGAGGGTGGAATTGGTGTTGTTTCTAATGAAGATGTAGGATTTAAAAGAGGTGATATTTTATCATCTTATATTTGTTTACATATGCCTCATTCAAATGAAGCAGTTGAGTTTAATTTAAAATTTAAATTAGTTGTTTTAATTGTGTATCAAAATGCTTACAGATATTGTTTAGAGATTTTACCAGACCAAGAAGATGCTAAAAAAATTCAAGAATTTGCAAGCAGAAGAGTAGAAGAAACTTTAGTAGAGCTTAAAAATCAATTAAGCCTATATAAAAGAGATTAA
- the plsY gene encoding glycerol-3-phosphate 1-O-acyltransferase PlsY, producing MLIAYLIGSIPFGLIYAKKFANVDIKSQGSKSIGATNVLRVVKQVNPKLAKKLAIATMLSDFLKAMLPICIAMFLDISEATIWAMAVLSVIGHCYSIFLSFNGGKGVASGAGALILLVPYSVIIGLIFWLIIGKVFKISSLASLIGFSIGVISAEFLYPNISINSHAPIYLILFFVFYKHIPNIIRLIFKDECKVI from the coding sequence ATGCTAATAGCCTATTTAATAGGCTCAATTCCTTTTGGATTAATATATGCTAAAAAATTTGCGAATGTTGATATTAAATCTCAAGGTTCAAAAAGCATAGGAGCTACAAATGTATTAAGAGTTGTAAAACAAGTTAATCCAAAATTAGCTAAAAAATTAGCAATAGCTACTATGTTAAGTGATTTTTTAAAAGCTATGCTTCCAATTTGTATTGCTATGTTTTTAGATATAAGTGAAGCAACAATTTGGGCTATGGCAGTTCTTAGTGTTATAGGACATTGCTATAGCATATTTTTAAGCTTTAATGGCGGTAAAGGCGTAGCTAGTGGGGCTGGAGCTTTAATACTATTAGTTCCTTATTCTGTAATTATAGGTCTTATTTTTTGGCTAATAATCGGAAAAGTATTTAAAATATCTAGCTTAGCATCATTAATAGGATTTAGTATTGGAGTAATTAGTGCAGAATTTTTATACCCTAATATTAGTATTAATTCTCACGCACCAATATATTTAATATTATTTTTTGTGTTCTATAAACATATACCAAATATTATTAGATTGATTTTTAAAGACGAATGCAAAGTCATATAA
- a CDS encoding dihydroneopterin aldolase, producing MQSHIKIKTKFKCIIGLLEFERLEKQTISLKINAKADSFLDYAKVTKLSKKYLKSKKFFTLEKANKKLAKKIKIKFPQLKKIKIEIIKLEIMKNTKLSAKYKKKY from the coding sequence ATGCAAAGTCATATAAAAATAAAAACAAAATTTAAATGTATAATAGGCTTATTGGAATTTGAAAGATTAGAAAAACAAACAATAAGCCTAAAAATAAATGCAAAAGCTGATAGTTTTTTAGACTATGCTAAAGTAACTAAATTATCAAAAAAATATTTAAAATCAAAAAAATTCTTTACCTTAGAAAAAGCTAATAAAAAACTAGCAAAAAAAATAAAAATCAAATTTCCACAACTAAAAAAAATAAAAATTGAGATTATTAAATTAGAGATTATGAAAAATACAAAACTTAGTGCTAAATACAAAAAAAAATATTAA
- the hsrA gene encoding response regulator transcription factor, which produces MRILVVEDEISLNKTLAEGLTEYGYQIDACENCKDAEYYIGIRNYDLVLTDWMLPDGDGTDLIHVVKHKSSRTSIIILSAKDDKESEISALKAGADDYIKKPFDFNVLLARIEARLRFGGSNTIKIDNLEIDPDEEKITYKGKEIELKGKPFEVLTHLARHSDQIVSKEQLLDAIWEEPELVTPNVIEVAINQIRQKMDKPLGISTIETIRRRGYRFCFPKKA; this is translated from the coding sequence ATGCGTATTTTAGTAGTGGAAGATGAAATATCTTTAAACAAGACACTAGCCGAAGGTTTAACTGAATATGGCTATCAAATAGATGCGTGCGAAAATTGTAAAGATGCTGAATATTATATCGGTATTAGAAACTACGATTTAGTATTGACAGATTGGATGCTTCCTGATGGTGATGGCACTGACTTAATACATGTTGTAAAACATAAATCTTCAAGAACTTCAATCATAATTTTATCTGCAAAAGATGATAAAGAAAGTGAAATAAGCGCTTTAAAAGCAGGTGCTGATGATTACATTAAAAAACCTTTTGATTTTAATGTATTATTAGCTAGAATTGAAGCAAGACTTAGATTTGGTGGGTCAAATACAATTAAAATTGATAATTTAGAAATAGACCCAGATGAAGAAAAAATTACTTATAAAGGTAAAGAAATTGAATTAAAAGGTAAACCTTTTGAAGTATTAACCCATCTTGCAAGACACTCTGATCAAATAGTATCAAAAGAACAATTATTAGATGCAATTTGGGAAGAACCTGAACTTGTAACTCCTAATGTAATTGAAGTTGCAATCAATCAAATTAGGCAAAAAATGGATAAGCCTTTAGGTATCTCAACTATTGAAACAATAAGAAGAAGAGGCTATAGATTTTGCTTTCCCAAAAAAGCATAA
- a CDS encoding HAMP domain-containing sensor histidine kinase — translation MQNEFDNLIKNAISIIEVNNSSNFIIFKDYKIIHLDKKTMKPNFQIINENDKKVLILTYPYNEFGDYIILKKDISQSIKILDTIFISLFLIIIIAISLIIFYSLFLSRILSMHLKELSVKVSRFDDNFTNRLDYKNYPLEFKEIISSINHLITRIQNYNMSQKELFIGIAHELKTPLAVIKAKNDVTLIKSRDSEYYIQTIKNSNDSIDNINKIINEILKIGRLEGAQFEEPNEIDLIDFIRQESKNFSLLGSKTGQKIELNLNPNELKIKIQKTLFSQILQNFIQNAFKFSQPNTTITITTFINNMTFYLYVDDMGCGISEDKDYFAPFKRFGDKEGVGLGLYLSKSAATALKAEVSLENRKDMQGTRAIFSMKIKKN, via the coding sequence ATGCAAAATGAATTTGATAATTTAATCAAAAATGCTATTAGTATTATTGAAGTGAATAATAGTTCAAACTTTATTATTTTTAAAGACTATAAAATAATTCATTTAGATAAAAAAACTATGAAACCAAACTTTCAAATAATCAATGAAAATGATAAAAAAGTCTTGATTTTAACATATCCTTACAATGAATTTGGGGATTATATAATATTAAAAAAAGATATAAGTCAATCAATTAAAATTCTTGATACTATTTTTATATCTTTATTTTTAATAATTATTATTGCTATTAGTTTAATTATTTTTTATTCATTATTTTTATCAAGAATATTATCAATGCACCTAAAAGAATTAAGCGTTAAAGTTAGTAGGTTTGATGATAACTTTACAAATAGATTAGATTATAAAAACTATCCATTAGAGTTTAAAGAAATCATAAGTAGTATTAATCACTTAATTACTAGAATTCAAAACTATAATATGTCTCAAAAAGAACTATTTATAGGAATTGCTCACGAATTAAAAACTCCTTTAGCAGTTATAAAAGCTAAAAACGATGTAACGCTAATTAAATCAAGAGATAGTGAATATTATATTCAAACCATTAAAAACTCTAATGATAGCATAGATAATATCAATAAAATCATAAATGAAATTCTTAAAATTGGCAGATTAGAAGGTGCGCAATTTGAAGAGCCAAATGAAATAGACTTAATTGATTTTATTAGACAAGAAAGCAAAAATTTTAGCCTATTAGGCTCAAAAACAGGACAAAAAATAGAACTTAATCTAAACCCAAATGAATTAAAGATAAAAATACAAAAAACCTTATTCTCACAAATTTTACAAAATTTTATTCAAAACGCATTTAAATTTTCTCAACCAAATACAACAATAACAATTACAACTTTCATCAATAATATGACTTTTTATCTATATGTAGATGATATGGGTTGTGGAATTAGTGAAGATAAAGATTATTTTGCACCATTTAAAAGATTTGGAGATAAAGAAGGCGTTGGATTAGGACTTTATTTATCAAAATCAGCTGCAACCGCACTAAAAGCTGAAGTATCATTAGAAAATAGAAAAGATATGCAAGGAACAAGGGCTATTTTTTCTATGAAAATCAAAAAAAATTAA